The Pseudomonas leptonychotis genomic sequence TTGGCCAAGCGTTTTTCCGAGCCCGGCGGCGACACTACTCCCAGGCATATAGCCAGCCCACCGCACTGACGCGCCCCGCGCTGAAGGCCACCAGCAACTGATCATGCTGGCCGCGCCAGTGATAGCTCCACAGCAGCGGCCCCGCACTTCCCTGCCAATCCGTGCGGCGCTGCCAATCGGCGTAGTCCGCCTGATCGACCGCTACCTTGGCGTCAGGCTCGCCCAACAGCGCCAGCACAGCCGACGCATCGCCGCGCGCAGCCAGCACTTCAGCAGCCAGCTCCTGCATCAGCTGATGCTTGCGGCCTTGCCAGGCATCCAGATCCTGCCGCCACTCGCCACCGGCAAAATGCCCCTTCGCCTGGCGCAGCTGCGCCCACTCGGCCGCCATCACGCGCGCCCGATCAGCGCCTACCTGCGGCTCGGCGCCACCTGCGGCACAGCCCAGAACCTGCGCGAGAACCAGCAGCAGCATGCTGACCCGCCATTTGTTGATCCCTTGCATAAATCCCTCCACACAGGGTTTCGACACATAGCCAGACGCCATCATTTAAGCGGGCAGTGAGCTGGTTATATGCGGTGAAAATACGAAAAACGACAGCGATCTACGAAGAAATTGACAGGTCTAAAAGCGCCTTCTAAGTTCCTTTGCACTCTTGTACCAGATCGGCCTGCCTCTCATAACACGATGTTCAGCGGCATGCAGTAGCGCCAACGCATTCGGCAGCAAGAGCTTCCACTGCCACATATCACTCGCCCTCCACAAGGGGGCAAAAAACACACCGTTCCTTATCGGGGGCGGATAAATAATAAGTGAAGGATAGGAATCTCAAGAATGAGAAAGCGGAAGTTAACCCTCGCCATCAGTGCCAGCATCACCGCGCTTTGCATGCTCAACACGGTTCAGGCACACGCCAACCCCCAAGAAGACTTTATGTTGCTAGAGCAGGAAAAAGCCGCCAACCAGGTGTACAAGGCGTTTTTCCCTAACGAAGACATTGCCCGCAAAGCGGCCATCAGCTTCCACGGTCAGTTGCTTGAGTCGCATTACAAGCAAGGCTACCTGATCATGGAGCTGACCGAGGAAGAGCAGGAGAAACTCGCAGCCTTTGGTTTCACCTTCGAAGTGGCCAGCGAATTTATTGCCAAGCGCAATGAAGTCCTCACCCTGATCCAGAATCGCCTGCAACAGCGCAGCCTGAAAAGCGCCACAGCGATGAGCGACGCAAGCCTGGCCAGCATCCCCGGCTACGCCTGCTATGAAACCCTGGAGAGTACCTACAGTGTGGCCAGCGGCATGGCCAGTCAGTTCCCCGGCATTGCCCAATGGCTGTTGGTTGGCCAGACCTGGGAAAAGCTCAACGGTCAGGGCGGACACGACATCGGCGTGCTCAAGCTGACCAACAAAGCCATTACCGGCAATAAGCCCAAGCTGTTTATCAACAGCGCCATCCACGCCCGCGAATACACCACCGCCCCGCTGGTGCTGGACTTCGCCCGCTGGCTGGTCAACGGCTACGGCACCGATGCTGACGCCACCTGGATTCTCGATCACCACGAGGTCCATCTGATGCTGCAGACCAACCCGGACGGTCGCAAGAAAGCCGAAACAGGTCTGTCCTGGCGCAAGAATGCCAACCAAAATTACTGCGGCGCCAACAGCAACAGCCGCGGCGCCGACCTCAACCGCAACTTCAGCTTCGGCTGGAACAGCACCAACGGCCAAGGCTCAAGCGGCAGTGCCTGCAATGACACTTACCGCGGCCCCAGTGCGGGCTCCGAGCCGGAAATCCAGGCCCTTGAAAGCTATGTGCGCAGCCTCTGGCCCGATCGTCGCGGCCCCGGCAAGAATGATGCGGCGCCGAGCGACACCAGCGGCATCCACCTGGATATCCACAGTTACAGCGAACTGGTGCTCTGGCCCTGGGGTGATACCAGCCAGGCGGCGCCCAATGGCACCGCGCTGCAGACCCTGGGCCGCAAGTTCGCCTTGTTCAATGGCTACGCGCCGCAACAGTCCATCGGCCTTTACCCCACCGACGGCACCAGTGACGGGATCAGCTATGGCGAGCTGGGGGTAGCGGCTTACACCTTCGAGCTGGGCACGCAGTTCTTCCAGAGCTGCACGGTCTACCAGAACACCATCAAGCCGAAGAACCTGCCCGCCCTGATCTACGCGGCCAAGGTTGTTCGTACCCCCTACACAACCCCCGGCGGTCCGGACATCAGCAACCTGGCACTAAGTGGCAATGCGTCCAGCGGCGTGCCAGCCGGCACCCTAGTGACCCTGAGTGCCACCGCGAGTGACCTGGGTTTCAGCACCCGCAATGGCACCGAACCCACGCAAAATGTCACCGCGGCCGAGTACTACATCGACAAAGCACCCTGGGAGTCAGGGGCGCAGGCCATGCCTTTGCAGCCACTGGACGGCAGCTTCAACGGCAAGACCGAGGGCCTGACCGGCAACATCGCCACCACGGGGCTGCTGCCTGGCAAGCACACGGTCTATGTCCGCGCGCGCGATGCGTCCGGCACCTGGGGCGCACTGTCAGCCGCGTTTCTGGTGATCGGTTCGGGCCCGGTGCAGCCAAACTACTGCAGCGCGGCCAGCGGCAATGCCAACGATGAGTGGATCAGCCAGGTCAGCCTCGGCAGCTTCTCTCGCAGCTCAGGCGCCAGCACCTACAGCGACTTCACCGAAGCGCGCATTGGTCAGGCGGTTAACCTGCAACGTGGCAGCAACAGCCTGCGCCTGACGCCACAGTTTGCCGGCTCTGTGTACAACGAGTACTGGAAGGTCTGGGTCGACCTGAACAAAGACGGTGACTTCACCGACGCAGGTGAGGAACTGTTCACCTCCACGCGCGCGCTCAGCACGGTGGTGAATGGCAACCTGGTAATTCCCGCAGGTGCCGCCACCGGAAAAACCCGCCTGCGTGTAGCCATGCGCTACAACACCGCACCCGTGCCGTGTGGCACCTTCAATTACGGTGAAGTGGAGGATTACACCGTCAATATCGAGTAGGACCTAGCCGCCTGGCGCCGTTACCGACGGCTCCAGGCGCATTACCTAGCAGCGCATATTCAACGCGCGCTTGCTGCGTTTGCAGCCTGCAGGCTGTGCAAATAACGCGTTGCAAGCAACTCCGGAAAGTCGATCAACTCATGCTGCAACTGACGCGCTTCGGCATGCGCTTCGATGGCGCGACGGTATTCCATGCGGCGCTGGTCAAGCAGCTTACGCCGCGTTTTGGCATCGCTGTTTTCGTGAGGCTGCGCTTTATCCAAATAGCCAGACATAGGGTAAAACTCCCAAGCTGAATAACGGGAGTTCTAGCTTCGGCCTCGGATATGACGCTTTGATGGCCGCGCAATAACGCAGTGATGACATCACACAAACAAAACCAACGGGGCGGGCTGTAGATTGCGCGACGCGCTGATTACGTCTGACGCTGGCGGAGCGCCGTTCAGTCTTCGATATTTTTATGTGATTTAGGCGACAACCGCAGGCTGCGCAAGCTGCGCTTGACGCTCTTCAGGTGGTTGACCAAGCCCGGTCCACGGGCCATGGCCACGCCCATGGCGAGCACGTCGATCACCACCAGGTGGGCGATACGCGAGGTCAGCGGGGTGTAAATCTCGGTGTCTTCCTGCACATCGATGGCCAGGTTGACCGTGGCCAGATCCGCCAGCGGTGTCTGGCTCGGGCATAGGGTAATCAAGGTCGCGCCGGTTTCACGCACCAGGTTGGCAGTGATCAGCAGGTCCTTGGAGCGCCCGGACTGCGAGATACAAATCGCCACGTCGGTAGGTTTGAGCGTCACCGCACTCATCGCTTGCATGTGCGGGTCGGAATAGGCGGCGGCCGTTAACAGCAGACGGAAGAATTTGTGCTGAGCATCCGCCGCTACTGCGCCGGATGCGCCAAAGCCATAGAACTCCACACGCTGAGCGTTGCTGATGGCCGCGATGGCCTGCTGCAAGGCCTGGGTGTCGAGCTTCTCGCGCACCTCGATCAAGGTATGCAGGGTGGTGTCGAAGATCTTCAGGCTGAAATCTGCCACCGAATCATCTTCATGAATGGCGAACTGACCGAAACTGGCGCCGGCGGCCAGGCTTTGCGCCAACTTGAGTTTGAGGTCCTGAAAACCGGTGCACCCAATCGCCCGACAGAAGCGCACGATGGTTGGCTCACTGATGCCGACGTTGTGCGCCAGTTCAGCCATGGAGCTGTGCATGACCGACGCCGGGTCGAGCAGAACATGATCCGCAACTTTGAGTTCCGATTTGCGGAGTAGATGACGCGACTGGGCAATGTGCTGCAACAGGTTCACAGGTTTAGGCTCGACATTTGGCTAACGAATCCATCTAGCACGCCGCATCAAAGCCATGACTCGGTTATGATCGACGCACGACGGGTTGTAGTGGTTTTGTAGTTATACTACATGGCCGCCGCCCCCGCACTGCTAAACCGAGTCGGAGTTCCCACCTTGAGCATTCCCTGCGACATGCTGGTGTTTGGCGGCACCGGCGATCTGGCCCTACATAAACTGCTGCCAGCGCTCTACCACCTGCATCGCGCCGGTCGTCTGCATGGCGATACGCGGATTCTTGCCCTGGCCCGCAGCGCCCATAGCCGCAGCGCCTTCCAAGCCCTCACCGAACGCCACTGCCGGGCCCAGGTGGCCCGCAGCGATTTTGACAACGGCACTTGGGCCAGCTTCGCCGCACGCCTCGATTACTTCGCCATGGATGCCAGCCAAAGCGCCGACTTCGGCCGCCTCAGCAAGCGTTTGGGCGATGACCCTGAGCGGGTGCGTATCTACTACCTGGCCACCGCGCCGGACCTGTTTGAAGACATCGCCTCGCACCTTAAAGTCGCCAACTTGGCCGGTTCCAAAGCGCGCATCGTGCTGGAAAAACCGATTGGCCACTCGCTCGAATCAGCCCAGGC encodes the following:
- the hexR gene encoding transcriptional regulator HexR, translating into MNLLQHIAQSRHLLRKSELKVADHVLLDPASVMHSSMAELAHNVGISEPTIVRFCRAIGCTGFQDLKLKLAQSLAAGASFGQFAIHEDDSVADFSLKIFDTTLHTLIEVREKLDTQALQQAIAAISNAQRVEFYGFGASGAVAADAQHKFFRLLLTAAAYSDPHMQAMSAVTLKPTDVAICISQSGRSKDLLITANLVRETGATLITLCPSQTPLADLATVNLAIDVQEDTEIYTPLTSRIAHLVVIDVLAMGVAMARGPGLVNHLKSVKRSLRSLRLSPKSHKNIED
- a CDS encoding M14 family zinc carboxypeptidase, with protein sequence MRKRKLTLAISASITALCMLNTVQAHANPQEDFMLLEQEKAANQVYKAFFPNEDIARKAAISFHGQLLESHYKQGYLIMELTEEEQEKLAAFGFTFEVASEFIAKRNEVLTLIQNRLQQRSLKSATAMSDASLASIPGYACYETLESTYSVASGMASQFPGIAQWLLVGQTWEKLNGQGGHDIGVLKLTNKAITGNKPKLFINSAIHAREYTTAPLVLDFARWLVNGYGTDADATWILDHHEVHLMLQTNPDGRKKAETGLSWRKNANQNYCGANSNSRGADLNRNFSFGWNSTNGQGSSGSACNDTYRGPSAGSEPEIQALESYVRSLWPDRRGPGKNDAAPSDTSGIHLDIHSYSELVLWPWGDTSQAAPNGTALQTLGRKFALFNGYAPQQSIGLYPTDGTSDGISYGELGVAAYTFELGTQFFQSCTVYQNTIKPKNLPALIYAAKVVRTPYTTPGGPDISNLALSGNASSGVPAGTLVTLSATASDLGFSTRNGTEPTQNVTAAEYYIDKAPWESGAQAMPLQPLDGSFNGKTEGLTGNIATTGLLPGKHTVYVRARDASGTWGALSAAFLVIGSGPVQPNYCSAASGNANDEWISQVSLGSFSRSSGASTYSDFTEARIGQAVNLQRGSNSLRLTPQFAGSVYNEYWKVWVDLNKDGDFTDAGEELFTSTRALSTVVNGNLVIPAGAATGKTRLRVAMRYNTAPVPCGTFNYGEVEDYTVNIE
- a CDS encoding PA3496 family putative envelope integrity protein, which codes for MSGYLDKAQPHENSDAKTRRKLLDQRRMEYRRAIEAHAEARQLQHELIDFPELLATRYLHSLQAANAASAR